Proteins encoded by one window of Deinococcus radiodurans R1 = ATCC 13939 = DSM 20539:
- a CDS encoding OmpH family outer membrane protein, with protein sequence MKITAKALAPVTLAAAFGLGTLAPHAQTPAQKVGFVNVDALFAAHPGNKDVVALSDSLNKDATLTDTVNKLRAIDAKGASATAAEKQQREALLATYNAKTKPLNDKTAQVETAIDKSLSDYAKANGFSVIMDRSIAQQSGLVIYADNSTDLTEAVKKTIK encoded by the coding sequence ATGAAGATCACCGCCAAGGCGCTCGCGCCCGTTACCCTCGCTGCCGCATTCGGACTCGGTACCCTCGCCCCCCACGCCCAGACCCCCGCCCAGAAGGTCGGCTTCGTGAACGTGGACGCCCTCTTCGCGGCCCACCCCGGCAACAAGGACGTCGTGGCGCTGAGCGACAGCCTCAACAAGGACGCGACCCTGACCGATACGGTCAACAAGCTGCGCGCCATCGACGCCAAGGGCGCGAGCGCCACGGCGGCGGAAAAGCAGCAGCGTGAAGCCCTGCTCGCCACCTACAACGCCAAGACCAAGCCCCTGAACGACAAGACCGCTCAGGTCGAAACTGCCATCGACAAGTCGCTGAGCGACTACGCCAAGGCCAACGGTTTCTCGGTCATCATGGACCGCTCCATCGCTCAGCAGAGCGGCCTGGTCATCTACGCCGACAACAGCACCGATCTGACCGAAGCCGTCAAGAAGACCATCAAGTAA
- a CDS encoding OmpH family outer membrane protein, translating into MKLHRPLLLLPLFLLATVPQAQTKNTRLGFVNVQKVVAAVPGGGPYLDLRRKVDTDLAKRQANIQQLTVKANRTRAKADADALKKAQQSFVTAQKNYQTRLAESFKPIGKRVDSTIAAVAKSNGFGVLFDYEVAASSKLVVYANTAKTDLTPAVLKALKK; encoded by the coding sequence ATGAAGTTGCACCGTCCCCTGCTCCTGCTTCCGCTGTTTCTGCTCGCCACCGTTCCCCAGGCCCAGACGAAAAACACCCGCCTCGGCTTCGTCAACGTGCAAAAGGTCGTGGCGGCGGTGCCCGGCGGCGGGCCTTACCTCGACCTGCGCCGCAAGGTGGACACCGACCTCGCCAAGCGTCAGGCCAACATTCAGCAGCTCACCGTCAAGGCCAACCGCACCCGTGCCAAGGCCGACGCCGACGCGCTGAAAAAGGCTCAGCAGAGCTTTGTTACGGCTCAGAAGAACTACCAGACCCGCCTCGCGGAGTCGTTCAAGCCCATCGGCAAGCGGGTGGACAGCACCATCGCCGCCGTCGCCAAGAGCAACGGCTTCGGCGTACTGTTCGACTACGAGGTGGCGGCCAGCTCCAAACTGGTTGTCTATGCCAACACCGCCAAGACCGACTTGACGCCAGCGGTGCTCAAGGCGCTGAAGAAGTAA
- a CDS encoding alanine--glyoxylate aminotransferase family protein, translated as MSDPLPAHLPLNRERLIAPGPVEVAPDVLLALAQPQMHHRAPQGVAKLMEAREKLTRLLGDPYDAVITTSSGTGAFEGALVSTTPTGAKVVNAQAGKFSERWGDMAKRFSYDTQIVAKPWGEMLDPDEVADACRGAHTLTITHSETSTGALHDLEAIAGAAKAQNPDLIIIADCITSYGNAELRPAAWGVDVVVSGSQKGTATPPGLGFVLFSPEVQGRMIKNTPHGFYLDMTRELAGQKAGSTPQTPAINLIYALSVALDHLLRVPLEVLWAEQRRKTDALIAAGTALGAPAWAARPSAAVAVLRPPEGIGGKQVAARLAEMGQRALPGQAPHEDTVFRVSTMGYADRYDTLGIAGMLEDCFASLGVQFERGAGVQAAWEVLR; from the coding sequence ATGAGTGACCCGCTGCCCGCCCACCTGCCCCTCAACCGCGAACGCCTGATCGCGCCCGGCCCGGTGGAAGTCGCGCCGGACGTGCTGCTCGCGCTGGCGCAGCCGCAGATGCACCACCGCGCTCCCCAGGGCGTCGCCAAACTGATGGAAGCCCGCGAGAAGCTGACCCGGCTGCTCGGCGACCCTTACGACGCGGTGATTACGACCAGCAGCGGCACCGGCGCCTTCGAAGGCGCACTCGTCAGCACCACCCCGACGGGCGCCAAGGTGGTCAACGCGCAGGCGGGCAAGTTCAGCGAGCGCTGGGGCGACATGGCGAAGCGCTTCAGCTACGACACCCAGATCGTCGCCAAGCCCTGGGGCGAAATGCTCGACCCCGACGAAGTGGCCGACGCCTGCCGGGGCGCCCACACCCTCACCATCACCCACAGCGAGACGAGCACCGGGGCGCTGCATGACCTGGAAGCGATTGCCGGGGCCGCCAAAGCGCAGAATCCCGACCTCATCATCATTGCCGACTGCATCACGTCCTACGGCAACGCCGAGCTGCGCCCCGCCGCCTGGGGCGTGGACGTGGTCGTCTCGGGCAGCCAGAAGGGCACCGCGACCCCGCCCGGCCTGGGCTTCGTGCTGTTCTCGCCTGAAGTTCAAGGCCGCATGATCAAGAACACGCCACACGGCTTTTACCTCGACATGACCCGTGAACTCGCCGGACAAAAGGCAGGCAGCACGCCGCAGACGCCCGCCATCAACCTGATCTACGCGCTCTCGGTGGCGCTCGACCACTTGCTGCGCGTGCCGCTGGAAGTCCTGTGGGCCGAGCAACGCCGCAAGACCGACGCCCTGATCGCCGCCGGCACCGCGCTCGGTGCGCCCGCCTGGGCCGCTCGCCCGAGCGCCGCTGTCGCCGTGCTACGTCCGCCCGAGGGGATCGGCGGCAAGCAGGTGGCCGCCCGCCTCGCCGAGATGGGCCAGCGCGCGCTCCCCGGTCAGGCCCCGCACGAGGACACGGTGTTCCGCGTCTCGACAATGGGCTACGCCGACCGCTACGACACCCTGGGCATCGCTGGGATGCTCGAAGACTGCTTCGCCAGCCTGGGTGTTCAGTTCGAGCGCGGCGCAGGGGTACAGGCGGCTTGGGAGGTGTTGAGGTAG
- a CDS encoding CBS and ACT domain-containing protein — translation MLVSDWMTRTPVTVTPDTPVMDALKLISERRVRRLPVLRDGKLVGITTRKDLKDAMPSKATTLSVWELNYLLSKLTVEEIMGRPVITAQEDEYMEDAALRMQEHKFGGLPVLNAQGQMSDIITTSDVIRAFTTILGMNEGGQRLTLDMPDVPGSLERAAQAVQPSNIISVATYDVDGAGGNRRFVLRVGGEGLTGVRDRVRAAGISVLD, via the coding sequence ATGCTCGTAAGTGACTGGATGACGCGTACCCCCGTGACGGTGACGCCGGATACGCCCGTGATGGACGCCCTCAAGCTGATCAGCGAACGCCGGGTCCGCCGCCTGCCGGTGCTGCGTGACGGCAAGCTCGTCGGGATCACCACCCGCAAGGACCTCAAGGACGCCATGCCCAGCAAGGCCACCACCCTGAGCGTCTGGGAACTGAACTACCTGCTGAGCAAGCTGACGGTGGAAGAAATCATGGGCCGCCCGGTCATCACCGCGCAGGAAGACGAGTACATGGAAGACGCCGCCCTGCGGATGCAGGAGCACAAGTTCGGCGGCCTGCCGGTCCTGAACGCCCAGGGCCAGATGAGCGACATCATCACCACCTCGGACGTGATTCGCGCCTTTACCACCATCCTCGGCATGAACGAGGGCGGGCAGCGCCTCACGCTCGACATGCCCGACGTGCCCGGCAGCCTGGAGCGCGCCGCGCAGGCCGTGCAGCCCAGCAACATCATCAGCGTGGCGACCTACGACGTGGATGGGGCGGGGGGCAATCGCCGGTTCGTGCTGCGTGTTGGGGGCGAGGGGCTTACTGGGGTGCGTGACCGGGTGCGGGCGGCGGGGATTTCCGTTCTGGACTGA